CTAATCCTCAGGTGCTAGAATTGATGTCAACTTGTATATTTTATGCTATTGTTGATTATATGACATAGATTTCAAAAAACTGTTTTTGTCAACAACATAAAAAGGACcattgttaatttgttaacaTAAAAGAGGACCACGAAAGAACTACATGAAGTaacatttaatataataatgatACTGTATATAAATGTGCATGCAAATTTATCATCTTCTGATGCAATTTTGGGAAGATCTTCCATTAATAGGATGCGGATTTTAGCTTTTGTAAGCCTTCTTATTGAAATTATGAGTGTTGCTCCTTTGCCAATAAGGAAACCGATTCGATAGCTTGACACCAGTAACCGGTTAGTGAGAGAGAATCCCAGAATTTCTTTCAACTTTCTCACTGCATCGGGGTTGCAAACGCACAGCAGGACCATAAGCATTTGATGATGAATATGAAAATCACACAAGAcataaaaatttgtaaaatacaATCATCAATGTGAAATAACTGATGGAATGCATTTGACGAAATTTTGTTGGATTCACATTTTTGTGGTTAAGCTACCCACAATTAGTCTTGCTGCTGTTCTTGATGCCAGTATAATTTTAGTCTGGCTTATTTCAACcttacaaaacaaaattatgagATGAATAATGTCTCTCatttataaacattttttagGTCATAACTCATCCGATGTAAGACTCTCGAAGAGTTATAATATAATCTGAAACTACAAATTAAAATCATTCAAAGCTAGCTCTAGCATGCTTCTTTTGCAAGTATAACATTTGATTACATTAATAAGTAGttacttatgattacattgaccAATGAGTATGTAAATATCTATAAATATTAATAACATGAGCTAACACCACCAGTTGTTTTCTTTACAAAAATTACAACATCAAAAGGAAGGAAGCCTATGAAAATGTAGAAAAATGTATAACAAATTCACAATAACAGACAACTTTTAATGATTTCTAAGGTTTTAGAAAGACCAATTGTTTGTTGAGCTAATACTGGCCTAAGTTGAGGAGACCGAATGAATAGAGAAACGAATTAACGAGTGAAAATCACGATTCTTATCCATGTTTAGGTTTTGGTGACTTGATATAATGATGATAAGGAGAACCGTGTTGACCATTTGGACTCGACAATATCCTCATAGGTTGACCCTTCTTCGACAAAGATGCTAATTGTGTTTTTGTACCATTTTTTGAATTCGGCATGGACATGGTACGATCTACTCGCACTACCTGAAAGTGATATGACGTAATAGCCATATCCTTGAGGTTTTGCAAAGGCTTCAAAGCTTGAACAACTTCACTCATCATAGGTCTGATTTTTGGATCACGGCTGAGGCATTGAGCGGCTAGCTGGGCAGCTTTCTGCGCTCCTTTGACCGAGAAGTGGCCTTCAAGACGAGGATCGATTATTTGGAATAACAATCTCCGTTCTCCAAGTACAGGTCTCGCCCACTCCACAAGATTGTGTTCCCCGTTTGGTCTATTCTTATCAACAGCTCGTCGGCCAGTGAGCATTTCAAGTAGCACTACTCCAAAACTATAAACGTCGCTTTTTGATGTTAAATGACCTAATCAAAACCAACAGTTTAGGTCAAAATTAAAACCGCAATGGCATAAGATTAGAGACTCTGATAACATGTCATGAACTATCTTAATTGTAGAATGAAGGTACATGAATGATTTTGTATCTAAAGAGTAACATCAACAATCTAGtacataaaaggaaaaaatgtataaaaacaATTAGCACATATTTACCATTTATTGTATCATATGAAACAAAATCTAGAGGTCAAAACTATATGCAATCTTTGCAATCCAAAGCCTGAATCATCATATGAAGAATTAAATTTACTAAACAAAAGATTAGGAAATGAAACTAACCAGTCATTACATACTCAGGAGCTGCATAACCATATGTTCCCATAACTCTCGTTGATATGTGAGTATTTTCGCCTTGAGGACCATCTTTGGCAAGTCCAAAATCCGAGAGTTTTGCATTGTATtcctaaaaaataagtaagtttaCTTTTAAGTTTTGAAGTTGgtgtaaaaatagaaaataattaaaaaactttTGCATTACAAACTGACATACCGCGTCTAATAGAATGTTAGATGTCTTGAAATCACGATAGATTATTGGCCTTTGAGCTTCTTCATGGAGAAAATTAAGACCTTTTGCTGCACCGAGCGCAATTTTCATTCTAATAGACCAAGGAAGTGGCAAGGACCCTTCTGCATAATTCATGGTTGTTACCAGAAAAGAATAAATTTCCTTATGCATACAAATTTTTAAAGAGTACTACAAAGCAGAAAAAAGTTGATGCATTTTAGGAAGAGATTCATTTAATTCtagattttcttttcttgaAATATGAAAGCTTATGAACCCCATAACAATGGATTTAGATTTGTTGCGGTCACAATTCCCATGCAATCAGCACATCGATGATTGTTGGATCGAGATCAGACAGCCCAAATTTCAAGCTCTGTATTTT
This genomic interval from Trifolium pratense cultivar HEN17-A07 linkage group LG6, ARS_RC_1.1, whole genome shotgun sequence contains the following:
- the LOC123888987 gene encoding serine/threonine-protein kinase PBL34-like isoform X2, with translation MGFRNNAIQAGSLDVGGKSKGKGKMKRDGDEKEIGCCVKFGCFGKCIPSRLKVDTSKNGTTSAHNVEKPSVNEKRKKEKIAPPGSSTTSNAESVPSTPKFSEELKVSSHLRKFTFNELKMATRNFRPESLLGEGGFGCVFKGWIEENGTAPVKPGTGLTVAVKTLNHDGLQGHKEWLAELDILGDIVHPNLVKLIGFCIEDDQRLLVYQFMPRGSLENHLFRRSLPLPWSIRMKIALGAAKGLNFLHEEAQRPIIYRDFKTSNILLDAEYNAKLSDFGLAKDGPQGENTHISTRVMGTYGYAAPEYVMTGHLTSKSDVYSFGVVLLEMLTGRRAVDKNRPNGEHNLVEWARPVLGERRLLFQIIDPRLEGHFSVKGAQKAAQLAAQCLSRDPKIRPMMSEVVQALKPLQNLKDMAITSYHFQVVRVDRTMSMPNSKNGTKTQLASLSKKGQPMRILSSPNGQHGSPYHHYIKSPKPKHG
- the LOC123888987 gene encoding serine/threonine-protein kinase PBL34-like isoform X1; the encoded protein is MGFRNNAIQAGSLDVGGKSKGKGKMKRDGDEKEIGCCVKFGCFGKCIPSRLKVDTSKNGTTSAHNVEKPSVNEKRKKEKIAPPGSSTTSNAESVPSTPKFSEELKVSSHLRKFTFNELKMATRNFRPESLLGEGGFGCVFKGWIEENGTAPVKPGTGLTVAVKTLNHDGLQGHKEWLAELDILGDIVHPNLVKLIGFCIEDDQRLLVYQFMPRGSLENHLFRKGSLPLPWSIRMKIALGAAKGLNFLHEEAQRPIIYRDFKTSNILLDAEYNAKLSDFGLAKDGPQGENTHISTRVMGTYGYAAPEYVMTGHLTSKSDVYSFGVVLLEMLTGRRAVDKNRPNGEHNLVEWARPVLGERRLLFQIIDPRLEGHFSVKGAQKAAQLAAQCLSRDPKIRPMMSEVVQALKPLQNLKDMAITSYHFQVVRVDRTMSMPNSKNGTKTQLASLSKKGQPMRILSSPNGQHGSPYHHYIKSPKPKHG